In the Streptobacillus moniliformis DSM 12112 genome, one interval contains:
- the sufU gene encoding Fe-S cluster assembly sulfur transfer protein SufU, with protein sequence MSLEKLYQLTIMEYNRRDDLRGEIENATDIERGHNPSCGDDLSIILKVEEDKIVDASFLGSGCAISTASSAMLVELVKGIKIDEAKDIVNIFFKVIKDEYVSDNEKEMLGEAKLLEITKDMPARIKCSTLAWHSLKVILEKY encoded by the coding sequence ATGAGCTTAGAAAAATTATATCAATTAACAATAATGGAGTATAATAGAAGAGATGATTTAAGAGGAGAAATAGAAAATGCTACTGATATTGAAAGAGGTCATAATCCTTCATGTGGAGATGATTTATCTATCATATTAAAAGTTGAAGAAGATAAGATAGTAGATGCTTCTTTTTTAGGTAGTGGTTGTGCTATATCTACAGCATCTTCTGCTATGCTTGTTGAATTAGTTAAAGGTATAAAGATTGATGAAGCTAAAGATATTGTAAACATTTTCTTTAAAGTAATTAAAGATGAGTATGTAAGTGATAATGAAAAAGAAATGTTAGGAGAAGCAAAACTTTTAGAAATAACTAAAGATATGCCTGCTAGGATTAAATGTTCAACCCTTGCTTGGCATAGTTTAAAAGTGATATTAGAAAAATACTAG
- a CDS encoding ApaLI family restriction endonuclease: MKNIEKIYNKIKELADKYSNNLKFKVDERIEEMKNDDKSHYLIYRVLGVSTKEGELIDIYKNKGRFLYKYAGSFLEEATILCFKHKYTNSKKIKVNNTLSNRPKTFEIDCLVDNKAYEIKWKDATTDGDHITKEHTRVKVIQSHGYTPIRIMFYYPNRSQAIKIQETLKTLYIGVNGQYYYSDLAWDYIKKETDIDLLGILQKIADERNNCNANK, encoded by the coding sequence ATGAAAAATATTGAAAAAATATATAATAAAATAAAAGAATTAGCTGATAAATATAGTAATAATCTAAAATTTAAAGTTGATGAAAGAATAGAAGAAATGAAAAATGATGATAAATCTCATTATTTAATATACAGGGTTTTGGGAGTGTCTACAAAAGAGGGGGAATTAATAGATATTTATAAAAATAAAGGAAGATTTCTGTATAAATATGCAGGTTCTTTTTTAGAAGAAGCAACTATATTATGTTTTAAACATAAATATACTAATTCAAAGAAAATTAAGGTAAATAATACTTTAAGTAATAGACCAAAAACTTTTGAAATAGATTGTCTTGTGGACAATAAAGCTTATGAAATAAAATGGAAGGATGCTACAACGGACGGTGATCATATAACTAAAGAACATACAAGAGTTAAGGTTATTCAATCTCATGGGTATACTCCAATAAGAATAATGTTTTATTATCCTAATCGTAGCCAAGCAATAAAAATACAAGAAACTTTAAAAACGCTATATATAGGAGTAAATGGTCAATATTATTATAGTGATTTGGCTTGGGATTATATAAAAAAAGAAACAGACATTGATTTATTGGGCATATTACAAAAAATTGCTGATGAAAGGAATAATTGTAATGCAAATAAATGA
- a CDS encoding dTMP kinase gives MGKLIIIEGTDGSGKQTQTQKLYNRLVNNGINVKKISFPNYNSDASVLVKMYLSGKFGSKPTDVNAYTASTFYGIDRYASYKLEWEIEYLSDYVIISDRYTGSNMIHHGSKIDDEIEKEKYLNWLEDLEFNKFELPRPDLTIFLNVPIEYTFNLMKNRDNKFTGDSKKDIHERDEEYLKKSYYNALNIAREKNWKIINCVVDNNMLSIDDIHELIYDEVKELL, from the coding sequence ATGGGTAAATTAATAATAATAGAAGGTACTGATGGTAGTGGTAAGCAAACACAAACACAGAAGTTATATAATAGATTAGTTAATAATGGAATTAATGTAAAGAAGATATCTTTTCCTAACTATAATTCTGATGCATCTGTTTTAGTTAAGATGTATTTATCAGGAAAATTTGGTTCTAAGCCCACAGATGTTAATGCGTACACTGCTTCAACATTTTATGGAATAGATAGATATGCTTCATATAAGTTGGAATGGGAAATAGAATATTTATCAGATTACGTTATAATCAGTGATAGATATACGGGGTCTAATATGATACATCATGGTTCTAAAATAGATGATGAAATAGAAAAAGAAAAATATTTAAATTGGTTAGAAGATTTAGAATTTAATAAATTTGAATTGCCTAGACCTGACCTGACAATATTTTTAAATGTTCCAATAGAATATACTTTTAATTTGATGAAAAATAGAGATAATAAATTTACTGGAGATAGTAAAAAAGATATACATGAAAGAGATGAAGAATATTTAAAAAAATCATACTATAATGCACTGAATATAGCTAGAGAAAAAAACTGGAAAATAATAAATTGTGTAGTTGATAATAATATGTTAAGTATTGATGATATACATGAGTTAATATATGATGAAGTGAAGGAGCTTTTATGA
- the hisS gene encoding histidine--tRNA ligase, giving the protein MKFETLRGMKDMFSQEVEKYNFIVNTAKKIFDKYGYTNIITPILEETELFKRAVGDETDVVSKEMYTFMDKGDRSITMRPEGTAGVVRAYLNAGFHKSNPNVKWYYYGPMYRYEAPQKGRYREFHQFGVESFGIRSAFLDAELITMACEFLDNLGITDIYVELNSLGSVESRITYIKELKKYLLNNIDKLSDDSKIRAEKNPLRVFDSKDEGDQKVLENAPKLHDFFDEESKIFFEELKYNLDEFNIKYEINPSLVRGLDYYSDTVFEIKSNKLGAQSTILGGGRYDKLTEILAGIKVPAVGFAAGIERLSMIMDESLLSKKDKKVFIIYFEETKKYLFDIIKILRKNDVNVEFEYSIKGFSAQMKKANKVGANYVLILGENEINSGKITFKDFKTGNQEEITITEMIERIKHV; this is encoded by the coding sequence ATGAAATTTGAAACTTTAAGAGGAATGAAAGATATGTTTTCACAAGAAGTTGAAAAATATAATTTCATTGTAAATACAGCTAAGAAAATTTTTGATAAATATGGATATACAAATATTATTACTCCTATATTAGAAGAAACAGAGCTTTTTAAAAGAGCTGTTGGAGATGAAACAGATGTTGTTTCAAAAGAAATGTATACTTTTATGGATAAGGGAGATAGAAGTATAACTATGCGTCCTGAAGGAACTGCTGGTGTTGTAAGAGCTTATTTAAATGCAGGATTTCATAAGAGTAACCCTAATGTAAAATGGTACTATTATGGACCTATGTATAGATATGAAGCACCACAAAAAGGAAGATATAGAGAATTTCATCAATTTGGTGTTGAATCATTTGGAATAAGAAGTGCTTTCCTAGATGCAGAGCTAATAACTATGGCATGTGAATTTTTAGATAATTTAGGAATAACTGATATATATGTTGAATTAAATTCTCTTGGTTCTGTAGAATCAAGAATTACATATATTAAAGAGTTAAAGAAATATTTATTAAATAATATAGATAAATTAAGTGATGATTCAAAAATAAGGGCAGAAAAAAATCCTTTAAGAGTATTTGATTCAAAAGATGAAGGAGATCAAAAAGTTTTAGAAAATGCTCCTAAATTACATGATTTTTTTGATGAAGAAAGTAAAATATTTTTTGAAGAGTTAAAATATAATTTAGATGAGTTTAATATTAAATATGAGATAAACCCATCACTTGTTAGAGGACTTGATTATTATTCTGACACAGTATTTGAAATTAAATCAAACAAACTTGGAGCTCAGTCTACTATCTTAGGTGGTGGAAGATATGATAAACTAACAGAAATTTTAGCAGGAATTAAAGTTCCAGCTGTAGGGTTTGCAGCAGGTATAGAAAGATTATCAATGATAATGGATGAATCTTTATTATCAAAAAAAGATAAAAAAGTATTTATAATATATTTTGAAGAAACTAAAAAATATTTATTTGATATAATTAAAATTCTTAGAAAAAATGATGTTAATGTAGAATTTGAATATAGTATTAAAGGATTTTCAGCACAAATGAAAAAAGCTAATAAAGTTGGTGCAAATTATGTATTAATACTAGGAGAAAATGAAATAAATTCAGGAAAGATAACTTTCAAAGATTTTAAAACTGGAAATCAAGAAGAGATAACTATAACGGAAATGATAGAGAGGATAAAGCATGTATAG
- a CDS encoding DNA-methyltransferase — translation MKGIIVMQINDIYNLDCLDGMRNMYDETIDLIYLDPPFFTQRKHKLKSKEGIEYEFNDIWNDIEEYKEYLRIRLVEMKRVLKNDGNIFVHCDNNASHIIRLLLEEIFGVSNFVSEIIWTYKRWSNSKKGLLDSHQNIYHFSKSKEYKFNIIYTDYSPTTNVDQILQDRIRDGNGKSIYKRDENGKVVYNRIKKGVPLGDVWEIPFLNPKAKERVGYPTQKPIQLLENILKIASNEGDIVLDPFLGSGTCAVASKLLNRRYIGFDINPNAISIAKYRLEYPIKTESALLKNGIDKYDVKTDREKRILSRYDCDIVQRNKGLDGILRVKIDDKLVGIKIQKDNETLSDSEQNLQIAMKKKNLGLGILIRTHKDLMEHNVENNIILIDDIEYHIEKTNRD, via the coding sequence ATGAAAGGAATAATTGTAATGCAAATAAATGATATATATAATTTAGATTGTTTAGATGGAATGAGAAATATGTATGATGAAACTATAGATCTTATATATTTAGATCCTCCATTTTTTACTCAAAGAAAACATAAATTAAAGAGTAAAGAAGGTATTGAATATGAATTTAATGATATTTGGAATGATATAGAAGAATATAAGGAATATTTGAGGATAAGACTTGTTGAAATGAAGAGAGTTTTAAAAAATGATGGTAATATTTTTGTCCATTGTGATAATAATGCAAGTCATATAATAAGGTTATTATTAGAAGAAATATTCGGAGTAAGTAATTTTGTAAGTGAAATTATATGGACATATAAAAGGTGGAGTAATTCTAAAAAAGGTCTTTTAGATTCACATCAAAATATTTATCATTTCTCAAAATCAAAGGAGTATAAATTTAATATTATTTATACGGATTATTCACCTACTACAAATGTAGATCAAATTCTTCAAGATAGAATTAGAGATGGAAATGGAAAAAGTATATATAAAAGAGATGAAAATGGTAAGGTTGTATATAATAGAATAAAAAAAGGAGTTCCATTAGGAGATGTTTGGGAAATACCATTTTTAAATCCTAAAGCTAAAGAAAGGGTTGGTTATCCAACACAAAAACCTATACAATTACTTGAAAATATATTAAAAATTGCTTCTAATGAAGGAGATATTGTATTAGATCCATTTTTAGGAAGTGGAACTTGTGCTGTAGCATCTAAATTACTTAATAGGAGATATATAGGCTTTGATATTAATCCTAATGCAATAAGTATAGCTAAATATAGATTAGAATATCCAATCAAGACAGAATCTGCTCTTTTAAAAAATGGAATAGATAAATATGATGTTAAAACTGATAGAGAAAAAAGAATACTTAGTAGATACGATTGTGATATAGTTCAAAGAAATAAGGGTTTAGATGGAATATTAAGAGTAAAAATTGATGATAAACTTGTGGGAATAAAAATACAAAAAGATAATGAAACATTGAGTGATAGTGAACAAAATTTACAAATTGCTATGAAAAAGAAAAATTTAGGCTTGGGAATTTTAATTAGAACTCATAAAGATTTGATGGAACATAATGTTGAAAATAATATAATTCTTATTGATGATATAGAATACCATATAGAAAAAACTAACAGGGATTAA